The proteins below are encoded in one region of Cryomorphaceae bacterium 1068:
- a CDS encoding WYL domain-containing protein, with the protein MPANKYALLRYRIIDRCISNKFNPYPNKEDLREACEEELYGSGGDRISASTIDKDLYAMRNESNLGYFAPIAYSKVEKGYYYEDPDYSIDEMPLNQEDIEAIEFAANTLAQFRGIQLFESSGDAIDKILGRLSLRPTEGQNIEQYVQFETAPEYKGSAHLKVLLKAIKDRKAVSFEYQKFSGEPSRLYRIHPYLLKEYRNRWYVIGFNPQKDATVVFGLDRVVGEVSQTDESFKRRSDFDSDRYFKHSLGITALDEEPEKIVMRFSPLSGKYVESQPWHSSQSLRKQTSTYTEIELFLCITRELVMQILSFGSDVRVLSPLKLREMVQETLKEGLKSYSDQ; encoded by the coding sequence ATGCCAGCTAATAAATATGCCCTCTTGCGCTACCGCATCATTGATCGGTGCATCAGCAATAAGTTTAACCCATACCCGAACAAAGAAGATTTGCGGGAGGCGTGTGAAGAAGAGTTGTATGGTTCAGGTGGTGATAGGATTTCTGCCAGTACGATAGACAAGGACCTCTACGCCATGAGAAACGAGTCGAATCTGGGATACTTCGCACCTATAGCCTATAGCAAGGTTGAGAAAGGTTACTACTACGAAGACCCGGATTACAGTATTGATGAGATGCCACTCAACCAGGAGGACATTGAAGCGATTGAGTTTGCAGCGAATACATTGGCTCAGTTTCGTGGAATTCAGCTTTTTGAATCTTCAGGAGATGCGATCGATAAAATTTTAGGGCGGCTGAGCCTGAGGCCTACCGAAGGTCAAAACATTGAGCAGTATGTGCAATTCGAGACAGCTCCCGAATACAAGGGATCGGCTCACCTTAAGGTACTTTTGAAAGCTATCAAAGATCGAAAAGCCGTGAGCTTTGAATACCAAAAATTTTCGGGAGAACCATCCCGCCTATACCGCATTCACCCATACTTGCTTAAGGAGTATCGAAACCGTTGGTATGTGATTGGATTTAATCCTCAAAAAGATGCTACGGTAGTCTTTGGATTGGATAGGGTAGTAGGTGAGGTAAGCCAGACTGATGAGTCGTTTAAGCGTCGCTCTGATTTTGACTCTGATCGATATTTTAAGCATAGCTTGGGTATAACCGCCTTGGATGAAGAACCCGAAAAAATCGTGATGCGGTTTTCGCCCCTTTCAGGAAAATACGTTGAAAGCCAGCCTTGGCACTCATCACAATCCCTGCGTAAACAAACATCGACCTATACCGAAATTGAGTTGTTTCTTTGTATTACAAGGGAATTGGTCATGCAGATATTGAGCTTTGGCAGTGATGTCCGAGTACTGTCTCCTCTGAAACTTCGAGAGATGGTTCAGGAGACCTTGAAAGAGGGGCTAAAGAGTTATTCGGACCAATAG
- a CDS encoding UPF0158 family protein has protein sequence MKLSENTVREIADWLQCGLECWIHKLKGTMYFLPNLDDPYFDPSQWEEVLTSVQGHEEEYLVFQTMDSSHSYRIMQDFASSLTDSPIRADLEYALSGPRPFHNFNSRLAHSVLREKWADFRFNAHMDWVKSQVNCYDLVC, from the coding sequence GTGAAACTTTCTGAAAATACCGTGCGAGAGATAGCCGATTGGCTTCAATGTGGATTAGAGTGTTGGATCCATAAGTTGAAAGGTACTATGTATTTCTTACCTAATTTGGACGATCCTTATTTCGATCCTTCTCAATGGGAAGAAGTTCTCACTTCAGTGCAAGGCCACGAAGAAGAGTATTTGGTTTTCCAAACGATGGATAGCTCCCACTCCTATAGAATAATGCAAGATTTCGCAAGTTCACTAACAGATAGTCCGATACGCGCAGACTTGGAATATGCACTTTCCGGACCCAGACCATTTCACAATTTTAATTCAAGATTGGCTCATTCTGTTCTCAGAGAAAAATGGGCTGACTTCAGATTTAATGCCCATATGGACTGGGTGAAGTCTCAGGTCAATTGTTATGACTTGGTTTGCTAA
- a CDS encoding FG-GAP-like repeat-containing protein — protein sequence MKILLRLTSVMLFTASLTSPLLLNAQDWLTFDVETDERLTLSSVAASDDEEKDFAVGDLNNDGLADVICVRKEPFSDPEEPAKTALLLINQNGVLVDETASMAPGFISTPTFGRHVIAHDMDDDGWLDVIIANTFEQQPMYYANLGEDGNGDWLGLQDQSATRFPLLTEDDILMCAVQAGDLDGDNDDDLYFVNYKQGGGSAKDFLLINDGNGNFTNESQSRLGDLRNSAFGTAVELEDMDGDSDLDIVKVSTLFQVTPFNDNGVFVLFNDGTGNFTNWQNVAPFSPYMISIDDFDGNGFNDVFVVDDGQDYIIQVTGAVVDVSCTTTRIDVVNGSGGFGGNVEKADLDLDGDMDLIVSDVDVDIPPCNSGRELKILRNNGGTFTQMFNNDFQAWATNSYDIAIADFNGDGLFDFINGKCEGYEVVMNNSCDIVQGAADFDNDGLPDACDPCPTNPDPGCAPSTEFPVVDTNLDIARQWNEMLLASIRRDFARPTMHARNLFHHSIAMWDIWAVYYEGCPYLLGQDRNGFVSPFTPFPLPADKEAAVREAISYASYRLLSHRFQNAPNASLLQQGYDAHMATLGYNTLFTLTDYSGGSAAALGNYIAQEIIDFGLQDNSNEQNGYENEFYQAVNPALSVEDPGNPLIADMNRWQPLILEIFIDQSGNEIPGAALDFLSPEWGQVDHFALDDDQSNTFQRDGFDYKTFLDPGSPPQWSVDGSGQTDLYKWSFMTTLLWSSHLDATDGVMWDISPASIGNRGPLPIDFSEHPGFYNHLDGGTTSPGHSINPSTGLPYEPNMVPRADYARVLAEFWADGPDSETPPGHWFSIFNYVTDHPDVEYRIEGAGPEISETEWSIKGYFTLGGAMHDAAVAAWGAKGRYDFIRPISAIRAMADLGQSSDAGLPNYHAGGLPLEPGFVELVQAGDPLVGDSNENLNKIKVKAWRGHKVIDNVDTDVAGVDWILAEDWVPYQRPSFVTPPFAGYVSGHSTFSRAAAEVLTAFTGDAFFPGGMGTFLAPQDEFLVFEDGPSVDVELEWATYRDAADESGLSRIWGGIHPPADDIPGRSMGIVIGVDAFNRAQSFFTDCAAPATCDEAPVNLDSELQQFGIWLSWDPIPGTVGCRINGRVLGASGSRNINILIPEASSYFVSYNSVQPATSYEWKVQCACQLEPLELTPWSVTEVFTTGSGTTEDQEDQIFGESATFNMYPNPTNGEVNLHASFEMDKIEVYDMMGRKVKSELIGGIVNYRINLNELAQGTYIIKASDSYNVVTKYISVASGD from the coding sequence ATGAAGATTTTACTTCGACTCACTTCGGTGATGCTCTTTACAGCATCTCTCACCTCACCATTACTATTAAATGCTCAAGACTGGCTCACATTTGATGTGGAAACTGACGAGCGCCTGACACTTTCTTCTGTGGCCGCTTCAGACGACGAGGAAAAAGATTTTGCCGTAGGTGACTTGAACAACGATGGTCTTGCCGATGTGATCTGTGTGCGAAAAGAACCTTTTTCTGATCCTGAAGAGCCCGCAAAAACTGCCCTTTTATTGATCAACCAGAATGGAGTGTTGGTAGATGAGACGGCGTCAATGGCTCCTGGCTTTATTAGTACGCCCACTTTTGGTAGACATGTGATTGCGCACGACATGGACGATGACGGTTGGCTCGATGTCATCATTGCCAATACGTTTGAACAACAACCCATGTATTATGCTAATCTTGGTGAAGATGGTAATGGCGACTGGCTCGGGCTTCAGGATCAAAGTGCAACTCGATTCCCCCTCTTGACTGAAGACGATATTCTAATGTGTGCAGTTCAAGCGGGAGATTTGGATGGAGACAACGATGACGACCTGTACTTCGTGAACTACAAACAGGGTGGGGGATCAGCTAAAGATTTCTTACTTATCAATGATGGAAACGGAAACTTTACCAATGAGAGTCAGTCACGACTCGGAGATTTAAGAAATTCAGCATTCGGTACGGCTGTAGAACTAGAGGATATGGATGGTGATTCTGACTTAGATATTGTAAAAGTATCTACCCTTTTTCAAGTCACACCTTTCAACGATAATGGAGTATTTGTCCTCTTCAACGATGGTACGGGAAACTTTACCAATTGGCAAAATGTTGCGCCGTTTTCCCCATATATGATTAGTATAGACGACTTTGATGGTAATGGGTTCAATGATGTTTTTGTAGTTGATGACGGCCAGGACTATATTATTCAAGTCACCGGAGCTGTAGTTGATGTGAGTTGCACTACTACGAGAATTGATGTTGTTAATGGTTCAGGAGGCTTTGGTGGAAATGTTGAAAAGGCCGACTTGGATTTGGATGGTGATATGGATCTCATCGTAAGTGATGTGGATGTGGACATTCCTCCATGCAACTCAGGTCGAGAGTTGAAAATCTTACGAAACAACGGAGGTACATTCACCCAAATGTTCAATAATGATTTCCAAGCATGGGCAACCAATAGCTACGATATAGCAATTGCCGATTTCAATGGAGATGGCTTATTTGATTTTATTAATGGTAAGTGTGAAGGTTATGAAGTTGTCATGAACAATTCTTGTGATATTGTTCAGGGTGCTGCAGATTTTGACAACGATGGTTTGCCCGATGCGTGCGATCCATGCCCGACAAACCCTGACCCAGGTTGTGCTCCATCTACTGAGTTTCCTGTAGTTGATACCAATTTAGACATCGCCCGTCAATGGAATGAGATGCTTCTTGCTTCCATTCGAAGAGACTTTGCAAGACCAACGATGCACGCACGAAACTTATTCCATCACTCCATCGCGATGTGGGATATTTGGGCCGTTTACTATGAGGGATGTCCTTATCTGCTTGGTCAAGACCGAAATGGATTCGTTTCACCTTTTACGCCTTTCCCTCTTCCGGCGGATAAAGAGGCTGCAGTGAGAGAAGCGATCAGCTATGCCTCATATCGATTACTTTCTCATCGTTTCCAAAATGCTCCGAATGCCTCTTTATTGCAACAGGGCTATGATGCCCACATGGCTACTCTAGGTTACAACACCTTGTTCACACTTACTGATTATAGCGGTGGATCGGCAGCCGCCTTGGGAAATTACATCGCTCAGGAAATAATTGATTTTGGCTTGCAAGACAACTCAAATGAGCAGAATGGTTATGAGAATGAGTTTTATCAAGCAGTAAACCCAGCCTTGAGTGTCGAAGATCCAGGCAATCCATTGATCGCTGATATGAACAGGTGGCAACCGCTTATTCTAGAGATTTTTATTGATCAAAGTGGAAATGAAATTCCCGGAGCGGCCCTAGACTTCCTTTCACCGGAGTGGGGGCAAGTGGATCATTTTGCTCTGGATGATGATCAATCCAATACATTCCAAAGAGACGGATTTGACTACAAGACTTTTCTAGATCCGGGAAGTCCCCCTCAATGGTCGGTAGACGGATCAGGTCAAACCGACCTTTACAAATGGTCATTCATGACAACGTTGTTATGGTCTTCGCACCTTGACGCAACCGATGGGGTCATGTGGGATATCTCTCCTGCATCCATTGGTAATAGAGGTCCACTACCCATTGATTTTTCGGAGCACCCTGGTTTTTACAATCACTTGGATGGAGGAACCACTAGTCCCGGTCATTCAATCAACCCTTCAACAGGACTGCCTTACGAGCCTAATATGGTTCCTCGCGCAGACTACGCGCGAGTTCTTGCTGAATTCTGGGCTGATGGACCTGATTCAGAAACGCCTCCCGGACACTGGTTCTCCATATTTAACTATGTGACCGATCATCCCGACGTAGAGTATAGAATTGAGGGGGCGGGTCCTGAAATTTCTGAAACGGAGTGGAGTATTAAAGGGTACTTCACCCTTGGAGGAGCCATGCACGATGCGGCAGTTGCTGCTTGGGGTGCAAAAGGTCGTTATGACTTTATCAGACCAATTTCTGCAATCCGAGCAATGGCCGATTTAGGTCAGAGTTCTGATGCAGGTTTACCGAATTACCATGCAGGAGGACTTCCTCTCGAACCTGGATTTGTCGAACTGGTTCAGGCGGGTGATCCCCTTGTAGGAGATTCAAATGAAAATCTCAATAAGATCAAGGTAAAGGCTTGGCGAGGGCATAAGGTGATCGACAATGTGGATACGGATGTGGCAGGAGTGGATTGGATTTTAGCGGAGGATTGGGTTCCTTATCAGCGTCCATCTTTCGTAACACCTCCTTTTGCCGGTTATGTATCGGGTCATTCCACTTTTTCACGAGCTGCAGCTGAAGTTTTAACAGCCTTCACAGGAGATGCCTTCTTCCCCGGAGGAATGGGGACTTTTCTTGCTCCACAAGATGAGTTTCTTGTATTTGAAGATGGGCCAAGTGTCGATGTAGAATTGGAATGGGCCACCTACCGAGATGCAGCGGATGAGTCTGGTTTATCAAGAATTTGGGGTGGAATTCACCCACCGGCTGACGACATTCCCGGAAGGTCAATGGGAATCGTAATTGGTGTTGATGCCTTCAACCGGGCACAGTCCTTTTTTACTGACTGTGCTGCACCGGCTACTTGTGATGAAGCACCGGTTAACCTTGACTCTGAACTCCAACAATTTGGTATTTGGTTGAGTTGGGATCCAATCCCAGGTACCGTAGGGTGTCGAATTAACGGGCGTGTTTTGGGAGCTTCAGGTTCTAGAAATATCAATATCCTTATTCCTGAAGCAAGTTCATACTTTGTATCCTACAATTCTGTCCAACCAGCTACTTCTTATGAGTGGAAAGTGCAGTGCGCCTGTCAGCTAGAACCTTTAGAACTTACCCCTTGGTCTGTTACTGAAGTCTTTACGACTGGATCAGGTACGACTGAAGATCAAGAAGATCAAATCTTTGGTGAATCAGCTACTTTCAATATGTATCCTAACCCAACCAATGGAGAGGTAAACTTACACGCTTCATTCGAAATGGATAAAATCGAAGTGTATGATATGATGGGTAGGAAAGTGAAGAGTGAATTAATAGGTGGAATTGTAAATTATCGGATCAACCTAAACGAATTGGCTCAAGGGACATATATTATAAAAGCTTCTGACTCGTATAATGTGGTAACCAAATATATTTCAGTCGCAAGTGGAGATTAA
- a CDS encoding AAA domain-containing protein gives MIPQAKDFYQYFKGCYRLDYREFFVENVLSRKYPFKWFVNGEEELLTEILPIIPYNNKKVADLEKELALYQIEKTLFYGVFFVLGESRNPLIKDKRVCAPLFLFPATIETLDDEKYLSIDRDAFQLNRAVLELFDAADSQNSKDQFVSEISELLEESNPDFIRLQSIVNKHFFNVHTKELLMTPRVWSESSIKNHLKTTSYSEGNFKIVPAAGTVLVKKSESSLKVLDDLSGMAEGNKFNVGFQNLLSGKNERAPVNSSIYKSRLNTDQYQALQNAYRFENSVVVGPPGTGKSYTITNIVSDAVINEQSVLVVSKTKQAVEVLRSMLEDDFKLKKYLIHTTGRNHRVSLKAKIRRYMSGIVAPLYISLEYKKIQKWFTRLTELQIKFENLVSQELKLSDLSFNSELNLFEKWHRFYLNATVAGSTRIWDVFHEIEELTGKLEIAVSSYTKGKIQYNIRHFADLFRTDLSIFYDALDTNSFSQYKRTLAKVKHANILKVFPIWLANLSELNSVLPLQQELFDLVIIDEATQCDIASALPAIYRAKRVVIVGDPNQLRHYSFVSKASQREMRNKYNLPDDKIYDYRNRSILDLYLSKVSSQDQVSFLREHFRSTPSIIEFSNQQFYGGQLQVLKSTPRHTHNSQIRLVRTAGTRNDQGINRVEANEIVSRLKELMRDKEELQLVPSIGVISPFSAQARHINQLIRDNFEIEQIKKFDLFCGTPYNFQGSERDVVFLSFCVSDDSHPSAFIHLNKPEVMNVAITRARSYQYVVTSVDVNVLNTRTLLFQYLRFIDGFVHYNLENKSLDRFQKEVTAALVEKGIDGVRSGYPLAGSVLDLLISQNGKNVFIDLIGYPGSFKSAFSIERYNTLTRTGLICFPLHYSFWQKDQMGAIELIESLLHN, from the coding sequence TTGATACCTCAAGCAAAAGATTTCTATCAATATTTCAAAGGTTGCTATCGACTTGATTACCGAGAGTTCTTTGTTGAAAACGTACTATCCCGGAAGTATCCTTTTAAATGGTTCGTAAACGGAGAAGAAGAGCTATTAACGGAAATACTTCCGATAATACCTTACAACAATAAGAAGGTAGCTGATTTAGAGAAAGAGCTTGCCCTTTATCAGATTGAAAAAACTCTATTTTATGGTGTTTTCTTTGTGCTTGGAGAAAGCAGAAACCCACTGATTAAGGACAAAAGAGTATGTGCGCCTCTTTTTCTATTTCCAGCCACAATTGAAACTTTAGATGATGAAAAGTATCTCTCTATAGACAGGGATGCATTCCAATTAAATCGGGCAGTTCTCGAATTATTCGATGCTGCAGATTCACAAAACTCAAAAGATCAGTTTGTTTCTGAAATCTCTGAGTTGTTGGAAGAGTCCAATCCTGATTTTATTCGATTACAGTCAATAGTAAACAAGCATTTTTTTAATGTTCATACTAAAGAACTATTGATGACACCGAGGGTCTGGTCCGAATCTAGCATTAAGAATCACTTGAAAACAACCTCTTACTCAGAAGGAAACTTCAAAATTGTTCCGGCAGCGGGAACAGTCTTAGTTAAGAAATCAGAGTCCTCACTCAAGGTGCTCGATGATCTTAGCGGCATGGCTGAAGGCAATAAGTTTAATGTTGGTTTCCAAAACCTTCTATCCGGAAAAAATGAGCGCGCGCCTGTAAATTCGAGCATCTATAAATCCAGACTGAATACTGATCAATATCAAGCTCTTCAAAATGCTTATCGCTTTGAGAATTCTGTAGTTGTCGGCCCTCCAGGAACGGGGAAGTCATACACCATTACAAATATTGTTTCTGACGCTGTGATAAATGAACAGTCTGTATTGGTTGTATCGAAGACCAAACAGGCTGTAGAAGTGCTTCGATCCATGCTTGAAGACGATTTCAAGCTCAAAAAATATTTGATTCATACAACCGGGAGAAACCACCGTGTGAGCTTGAAAGCAAAGATTCGAAGATATATGAGTGGTATCGTTGCACCTCTTTATATTTCATTAGAGTATAAAAAAATTCAGAAGTGGTTTACACGTTTGACTGAGCTGCAGATTAAGTTTGAAAACTTAGTAAGCCAAGAATTAAAACTTTCAGATCTTTCCTTCAACTCCGAGCTTAATCTCTTTGAAAAGTGGCATAGATTTTACCTGAATGCAACCGTAGCAGGAAGTACCCGAATATGGGATGTTTTTCATGAGATTGAGGAACTTACAGGAAAATTAGAAATAGCCGTTAGCTCTTATACAAAGGGGAAAATTCAATACAATATTCGTCACTTTGCGGATCTCTTCAGAACCGATCTTTCCATTTTTTATGATGCCCTTGATACCAATAGTTTCAGTCAGTATAAGCGCACATTAGCAAAAGTAAAGCACGCTAATATTCTGAAAGTCTTCCCGATTTGGCTAGCTAATTTATCTGAATTGAATTCAGTGCTTCCTTTGCAACAAGAATTGTTTGATTTGGTAATTATCGACGAGGCGACACAATGCGATATTGCCTCTGCTTTACCTGCTATTTATAGAGCAAAGCGGGTAGTTATCGTGGGTGATCCTAATCAACTTCGTCACTACTCATTTGTCTCAAAAGCGAGTCAAAGAGAAATGCGGAATAAATACAACCTACCTGATGATAAGATTTACGATTATCGAAATAGAAGTATACTCGATTTATACCTTTCAAAAGTATCAAGTCAAGATCAAGTCAGTTTTTTAAGAGAACATTTCAGATCTACCCCGTCCATTATTGAGTTTAGTAATCAACAGTTTTATGGGGGTCAATTGCAAGTTCTGAAATCGACTCCGAGACATACTCACAACAGTCAAATAAGGCTAGTTAGAACTGCCGGTACCCGAAATGACCAAGGGATTAATAGAGTGGAGGCCAACGAAATCGTGTCGCGCCTAAAAGAGCTCATGCGTGATAAAGAGGAGCTACAGTTGGTTCCCTCAATTGGTGTGATATCACCTTTTTCTGCTCAAGCAAGACACATCAATCAGCTCATTAGAGATAACTTTGAAATTGAGCAAATCAAAAAGTTTGATTTATTCTGTGGCACACCGTATAATTTTCAAGGCTCTGAAAGAGATGTGGTTTTTCTTTCGTTTTGCGTTTCAGATGATTCTCACCCTTCGGCATTTATCCATCTCAATAAACCTGAAGTAATGAATGTGGCTATAACAAGAGCGAGATCATATCAATACGTAGTTACTTCTGTTGATGTCAACGTGTTGAATACAAGAACTCTACTTTTTCAATACCTTCGATTTATTGACGGTTTCGTTCACTACAATTTGGAGAACAAAAGCTTGGATCGTTTTCAGAAAGAGGTAACTGCTGCGTTAGTCGAGAAAGGTATCGATGGTGTGAGGTCTGGGTATCCTCTGGCAGGAAGTGTTTTGGATCTGCTAATCAGTCAGAACGGAAAAAACGTATTTATCGATTTGATTGGATATCCGGGTAGTTTCAAGTCTGCATTCAGTATAGAAAGGTATAATACACTTACTAGGACAGGGCTGATCTGTTTTCCTCTGCACTACAGCTTTTGGCAGAAAGATCAAATGGGAGCAATAGAATTGATAGAAAGTTTGCTACATAATTAG